TTCGGTTCTACGAAACGCGGGATCGCGCCATTCTATGCGGATAAATATGCCAAGCTTGGCATCCAGGTGGCTGATCTGTTCCACCCCGAGCGACTTCGTGAGCGGCTCGAGCAGATGCTCGCCATCAAGAACGTGCAGCTGCAGCATCTGTACGGGAGAGACCCGCTAAGCGTTGATGAGATGGTCACGCAACTGCTGGAGCCCTTTCAGTTCCTGTCTTCGTATATCGAGGACACGACCACGCTGCTGCAGCAGGCCTATATAAAAGGCGATCCCATCTTGGTTGAGGGCCAATTAGGAGCACTGCGCGACCCGGATCACGGGATCTACCCGTTCTCGACCTCCTCCTCCACGCTGGCAGGCTATGCACCGGTCGGGGCAGGACTGCCCCCGTACGCCATCAGCCAAGTCATCGCCGTTGTTAAGGCTTATTCAAGCTGTGTCGGCGCTGGCCCCTTCGTGACCGAACTGCACGGGGATGAAGCGGATGAGCTCCGCCGCCGCGGCGGGGACGCAGGTGAATACGGTGCAACGACCGGGCGGCCAAGACGAATGGGATGGTTTGATACGGTAGCCACTCGATACGGCTGTATGGTGCAGGGAGCTACCGAAGCCGTTCTCACCAACCTTGATGTCCTGGGGTATCTGGATGACATCCCCGTATGCGTTGGTTACGAGTTAGAGGATGGAAGCATCATTGACCATTTTCCGGTTACGGCCGATTTGCAGTCTGCGAAGCCTGTTCTGAGAACGCTGAAGGGCTGGAAATGCGACCTGTCGCATATCCGATCCTATGACGAGCTCCCGGAAGCCGCGCAGCAATATGTTCAGTTCATTGAATCATCCATTGGCGCTCCCATCAAGACGATCTCCGTCGGCCCGAGACGGGATCAGATTATGATGAGATAACCGGGTGACGGCTTTCTTTCACTTGATTTACGAAGCCTTCCAGAACCCGCCGGACTCCACGGGGATCGCTCAGCATTGGCAAATGGCCGGTGCTGAGGCTTTCCACCCCATCCGCAGACAGATTGGCTATCATGCTTTCCTGCATGGATAATCCGAACTCTTTGTCTTGGGTGAATTTCACATAAAGCTTTGGCACATCGGGAATGGACGCTTGAACGCGATCCGTATAGACTCTGCGAGCTTCCGGAACAAACTCCGCTACGATTCGGGAGGCCACTTCCTCCGGCAGATCACTGCACAGCCCAGTACGGATTGCGGATCCGGGCGGTTTCGTGCCAGCCATTTTTAGAATGAGCGGCATGATGACCCTGAGGGGAAACGGAAGCGCCGAAACAAACGAACCGCCGCGCTTAGGAATGGCCGCACCGATGGCAACAAACCCGGCAACACGGCCGGTGAACCGGGATGCCAGTTCGATAGCCAAAACCCCGCCCAAGGAATGCGCAACAATGACAAACTTGTTCGTCCCCCACGTTCTCACCTGCTCCGCCATATGGTTTACGTAATCCTCCAGCGCCAAATGATGTCCGGATATCTCTGCCCCATCCCGCAATGGATAATCCACTTTCAAACACGGATGACCCAGCCCTTCCACAACGAAATCCCATACTCCTCCGTTCAATCCTGCTCCATGAATAAAAACAAATCCCAGCTCTTCTTTAAACTTGTCTTGTTTCATCCTATATTCTCCTCCCATGGTGGACCCTGTCCCAAGGATTCATCGTGAACCCTTGCTGCTTGAGAACATCATATCCCTTAAATAAGACAAATATTGTCTTATTTAGAGAATAAGATAAAATAAAAATGATATGAGACGGAGGTAGTTCTATGCAGAAATCCCAGCGCCTGATTCAATTAATGATGATGATCAATGCAAAAAAATCGTTTACCGTAAAAGAACTGGCCGATGAATTCGGTCTCTCCGTCAGGACCCTTTCAAGAGATTTGGATGAGCTGAGCGGGCTCGGCGTTCCCATCTACTCTGTGCAAGGTCGAGGCGGCGGCTACAGACTGCTGCAGGAGCGGATGCTGCCGCCGATCAGTTTCACGGAAAGCGAAGCGATCGCCATCTTTTTTGCCTGCCAATCCTTAAGCTATTTCAGCACCCTGCCATTCGGTGACGGAGCCGCCACGGCACTCCACAAGTTCTATCATTATTTGCCGGCAGATATCAAAGAGCAGATCGACCGTCTTAAGGATCGCGTTATGATTCACAGTCCATTCCGTGCGATGTCCACCGAGATTTTACAAACGCTAATGGAAGCCGTCATGGTTCGGCAAGCGGTCACCATCTCCTATCGTTCATCCGCCGGAAGCAGCCAGCGGCATATTCAGCCTATCGGTTTGTATGCAAGCTCGGGCTACTGGTATTGTCCTGCCTACTGTTTCACTCAAGAGGATATCAGACAGTTCAGAGTCGACCGGATCATTGCGGCCAGTCCCAATGCGTCCATCGCGATCCGTGAAGATATCGCTAACCAAACGCTGCGTAACATACCGGAAACCGGGAATGGGGAAATGAAGCCGTTTGAGGTACAATTAACATCTAAAGGGGTTTGGCTGCTTGAAACGGATACTCGCCTCGGTCCCCACATCGATAAGAACAAAGATGGCAGCGGAGTCGCTCAGCTTGAAATACCAGCGACCGACGTCATCTTCTATTCGGACTATGTGTGGCGTCTCGGAGAGGAAGCAACCATCATCTCGCCTGCCGAAGCGGTTCAATGGACCCGGGAGAAAATTGAAGCCATGAGGCTAAGGTATACATAAGGGTAAAATCGATTCCGTATAAAACATATAAAGGAGGAGAAGGTACATGACTTCACAAGTTGATCGTTTAATCCAGCGGATAACAGAAGAACTTCGGGAGGTGCCCGGCGTTATAGGGGTCGTACTCGGGGGATCCAGAGCCAAAGGAACCGCCAAACCGGATTCCGATATCGATATCGGCATTTATTACGATGAATCACAAGGATTTAAGGTGGAGAACATCGCTAGGGTGGCGCAGAAATTAGATGACGAGCATCGGGATGGGATTATCACTTCATTAGGCGAATGGGGTGCCTGGGTTAACGGTGGCGGATGGTTAGTGATCGAGGGTTATCATGTGGATTTCTTATTCCGTGATGTACACCGCGTGTCCGGCATCATCGACGACTGTTCCGCAGGCTTGGTGTCAGCCCATTACCAAACCGGACATCCGCATGCCTATCTGAATGTGATGTATATGGGGGAACTTGCGATTTGTCGTATACTGTCGGATTCGGATAACCGAATACAGACCTTGAAAGCCAAAACGATTCCTTATCCAAAAACATTAAAGGATGCGATGGTCGGCTTCTTTACCTTCGAAGCCTCCTTCTCCTTGATGTTTGCGGATAAAACAGCTGCCAGCGATGATATCACTTATGTTACCGGTCACTGCTTCCGCTGCATTTCGTGCTTGAATCAAGTGCTGTTTGCCAAAAATGAGTTGTACTGCATCAATGAGAAGCGTGCGGTAGCCATGATCGAAACCTTTCCCATCAAGCCGGCCAATTACAAGCAACGCTTGGATCAGGTAATCACACTGCTCTCCTCAGATACAGAAAAAACAAAACAAGCCACTGCACTGCTTCAGGAGCTTGTTGCCGAAACCGAAGCGTTGTAGCGCCGCAGCCGTTATTTCTTATTCATCCATTTGTAAGACACGCGGTCTGCAAACCTTGGAAACAGCTGGTACAGCCTTATGCCCAGTGAGGCCAGCCTCGGAAGATTGAGTTCTTCCTTGCGTTTTTTCACCAGCTTCACGACCTGTTCCGCAACATACTCGGCCTTCATCATGAACCAGCTCACATTATTGACATAACCGCCTGTCGGATCTGCCAAGGAAAAGAACGGGGTATCAATGGGGCCAGGGTTTACAGTAGATACGGTTATGCCCGTGTTCCGCAGCTCCTGCCGGAGTGAATTGCTAAACCCAAGCACGGCATGCTTGGTGGCCGAATAGGCGGTGGATTTGGCCGTTCCGATTTTTCCGGCCATGGACGCAATGTTGACGATTTGGCCGTCAGCCCGCTTCAGCATCCCTGGCAGCACGGCTTGCGTACAGCGCACGATGCCCATATAATTGACGTCCATCATGTCCTGAAACTCTTCTTGACGCATGTCCATAACAGCTTCGAACTTGCCGTAGCCGGCATTGTTAATCAGCACGTCGATTCTGCCATGGCGGCTAAGAAGGCCTTCCATGACAGACTGCACCTGCTCGGGGCTCTGAACATCCATGGTTGCAAGCTCGTGGGGGCCTGGTATTCGCGCACCCACCTCCTGCAGACGTTCTGCCGAACGGGCGCACAGAACCACGTATGCTCCTTCCGCAGAAAGCTTCTCCGCGATCAAGGCGCCGATTCCGCTGGATGCTCCCGTAACGACGATAACTTTATTTTTCAGCATGATTTCATATCCCTTTCTTCGCCGGCACAGCTCTTGATTCCTTATCATTAAAGAGCCTTACATACACGGCCATTGGGTTCGTTACTCCTATTTTATGAAATCATGACTTGAATATCCAGCTCTCCGATTCCTTCCATTCTCAGCGGAATACAAAGCGCCTTCTTCTGAATAAGAGTGGATGTGCTATCCGACCTCATTACTTTGGGAGGCGTAATATCCACGCTGACGCCCTGGTTCGATAAAATGGTGCTGGCATTGCCGCTGATCATGTTGCCGAGCTCCGAAATCGCGCTTTGTCCCATCTCATCCATCTCGGTAATGACATAGCCGCCCATCATCACCGATACCATCTGCAGGGCTACCTGCTCCTGAATTCCAAATACAATGTCACCGTTCATTTGGCCTGTCATGCCGATTTGGATCCAGATATGATTCTCCAAATATCCGATCTCTTTGACCCCAAGATTCCCCGTGGAAGGTGAAACCTGTATGACTTGTTCGATCACGTGTCGTGCGGACTCTAAAAAAGGATTGATGACTTCCGCTTTCATTCCTCATTACGCCCCTTTCACTGGGTTGTTGGTCAGGGTCCCAAAGTCCCACCTATATATTTAAACATTATAATGGATACCTTGTAATAAATCATCACAAAATAGCGACAGTCCTCATTCCAACAACTGTCTTGCCATGTCAGCTATCGCTTGAAACGCTTTAGTACGAAGATATTCCTTTCGCTTAAACGGGCCTTTGGTCTCACCTTTGTTCTATGTCTACTTTACTATTATCGGAAGGTTTCCCCATCTTTTAATAATAATTAAATGGAAATTAAAATGTTTTTCATTTTTTCGGCCGAAAACCACCAGGTTTGCTCCCTTCATTGCTCCACCGGGAAGAATAACCTATAATTTAAATAATACAGATTGCACGCGATAGATGAGCGGAAGAATATATCAAGTAAGGAGGAAGGCTATGAACATCAGCCAATTGGAAACGCTTATTACCATCTCCAAAACGATGAGCTTTCGCAAAGCGGGAGAGCTTCTTAATCTGACACAACCGGCGGTATCCGCCCAGATCAAGAGCCTGGAAGAAGAATTTAAAACGGTGCTGGTGGACCGGAGTCAGCCCGTGACGTTAACCGACCGGGGGCAGGTCTTCGTGGACCATGCCGAACAGATCCTCGGGATCGTGGATGAGCTGAAGCAGCGGCTATCCGACCTTGATCAAACTCCCCAGGGTCATATTCAGCTGGGTACAACCACTTCCATAGCGATTCAGATCCTGCCACGGGTACTTTCCTACTTCCAGGATCAATTCCCTCATATTAAAACAACCATTCAATCCATGGCCTCATCACAAATCTATCACAGCGTAGAGAACGGGCTCATCGACATCGGGATCGGTTATCTGATCGAGCGCAATCCCAACTTGAGCACATCCATTCTGTACTACGATACCTTTGAGCTTGTCGTATCCCCTCAGCATCCGCTAGCCAAACTCTCCACGGCAAGCATGGATGTGCTGGGTGGAACCCCCCTTATTCTGCTAACACGTGACACCGTCGGCCGCCGCTTCGCAGATGACGTAATGAAGAAGCACGGCATTGAGCCGCAGGTTGTCATGGAACTGTCAAGCAGTGAAGAAATTAAACGGATGGTCGAGATCAATTTGGGCGCAGCCATTATATCGAAGCAGTCCGTCGCGACGGAGCTGCGCAACGGCACCCTGCAGATTGTTCCCCTGAGCGAGCTTGAAGTTAGCCACCCTGTCGGCGTAATCTATAAGAGCGGACGATACGTCAGCTCCGCTATGCGTCAATTCCTCAGTGATCTGAAGGGCATGCCCGAGACACAGTTCATCAGCAGCGAATAACGCCACATCAAACCTAGAATAATAACCAATCAAGCGATATGAAGGAGGTCAACATGAAATTTGATCTGCACACCCATCATTTCCGCTGCGGCCACGCAGACGGCAACATTAGAGATTATATCGAGGCTGCGATTGCGGCAGATTTACAGGTGATTGGAATCTCGGACCACACTCCATACTTCGGGAGCCCGGAAGAGCAGCCCTTTCCAGCCATCTCCATGGCAAAAAGGGACTTTGCGGAGTACGTACAAGAAGTTCTGGACTTAAAGCGGGAATATGAAGGTAAAATCAAAGTCCTGCTGGGCATTGAATCCGATTATTTTCCGAATCATGCTAAAGTTTATCAGCAGGCATTAAATGCCTACCCTTTTGACTACATCATCGGCTCCATCCATCACGTCAGGGATGTCAGCATCTTCAATAAAAACCGCTGGAAGAACCTGACGCAGCAGCAGCAGGTTGCCGATAAAGAGGAATACTTCAATCTGATCCGCCAATCCGCACGAAGCGGCATATTCCAGATCATCGCCCATATGGATGCCATGAAGGGCAATTATCCGCTGTTCTCCGAAATCAAGGCCGACGAAGCGATCGAGGAAACGTTGAAAGTCATCGCGGAATCAGGCCTGGCGATCGAGATCAACACTTCCGGCAAAACCAAGCTGTGCGGCGGCTGGTATCCATCGAGCGCCATCTTGGAGGTCGCGCACCATCACGGCGTTGACGTCACCTTCGGCTCCGACGCCCACAAACCGTCACGGGTCGGAGATGAATTTGACGAAGTGGCCAAAGTGCTCAAAGAAATCGGATACACGGAATGGGTATATTTCGAACAAAAACAGAAGGTGACCGTACCTCTTTAAAGGGGTACACCCTCCTTCTGTTTTTTTGCATTTACATAGGCAGCACAGCAAAATAGGCAAAAAAAAAAGTGGACCCGTTACCGGGTCCAAAACATAATATATATTCTCAAAAGGGGGTCATGTGATAAGTTTAACCCGCGGCTGTTAGAGTTTGATAACAGGTATATTTCATTTGTGTAACAAATTCCAAGTGAACCTTTCCTCTTGACATGTTCAGATCACAGATTTCATTCCCTTCATGCCATTGAGCGCAAAGTGAGCACGGTAAGCTCCGGTTTGCACAAGAAACGAAAAGGCAGCTGCGTCGTGCCGATTCCCCTATTTACATAGAGCAGCATTCCATGTGAACCGATGGTATATAGGCCTTGCACATAACGCTTTGCCCCGGGCGGCGTCATCACCTCTCCCATCCAGGGCAAGCGGATCTGGCCCCCATGGCTGTGTCCCGACAGCTGGAGATGGAATGAATGGGCTGCAGTTGTGTCAGCATAATCCGGCTCGTGCATCAGCAGCAGCTTGAACATTCCGTCAGGTAAATCTTGAATGACTGCTGCCGGATCCGGCTGGCCCCAGAATGCATCGTCCAAACCTGCCACTGCAATGACAGCACCATCCCGCCTTAGCTTCACGGCGGTGTTCCGCAGCACCTGAAATCCGGCCTCTTCCTCCATAGAAATCAGTGTCTCCACATCTTTGTAATCATGGTTACCCAATATAGAAAATAAGCCGAGAGGGGCCTTCAGCTCGGTGAACGGTTGAATGGCGGCCCTCATATCCTCTGTGTTACCGTCCACCATATCCCCTGTGAAACAGATCATGTCCGGTTTCTCATTTTGAATCGCTTGTACCACACGGGCCACGTCTTTTGCCCCGGTGTGAAAGCCCAGATGCAAGTCGCTAAACTGAACGACCTTCATCCCATCAAAAGCCTTAGGCAGTGAAGGAAGCGCCAATGTCCGTCTCGTAATGTCCAATTGATGAGGCTCCCATAAATACGCATAAGCCCCGCCTGCAGCGCCAACACCAACCACGGCGGAAACACCGATCTTCAGAAATTGGCGGCGCGTCATCTTCGTCTTCATGACGTCTCGCTTTGCCCCGTCCTGGACTGTGCCATGGGGAGTAGACGAGGATGGATTTCTCATAGGTGGACTTCCTCCTATATAATAATAAAAGAGTACAAGTTTTAACGGCCTTACGGTTATTCATATATATGGAATAGCAAGAGAAAGGGGTTTACGTATGACTGATAACGATTCAATCACAGCATTAGTTTCAGATCAGCGGCGTTTTTTTCATAAAGACATCACCAAGGAAGTGGATTTCCGACTGCAGCAGCTGACCAAGCTCCGCCAAGTACTGATTGCCAGGGAAAACGATATCATGGAGGCCCTTCGTAAAGACTTGAACAAAAGCGAGCAGGAGGCCTTCACGACTGAGATCGGGATTGTCTATAAGGAGCTTTCCTTTGTCATAAAGAATCTGAAGCGCTGGGCCAAGCCGCAGCGTGTCAAAACCGCACTGACGCATGTAGGCAGCAAGGGAATGGTCTACGCTGAGCCCTACGGGACGGCACTGATTATTGCTCCCTGGAATTATCCTTGGCAATTGGCCATCTCTCCACTGATCGGAGCTTTGGCCGCCGGAAACACCGCAATTGTAAAGCCCTCCGAGATGACACCTAACGTATCCCGACTCATTACGTCCATCATCACGGAGACGTTTGAGCCGCAATATGTAGCTTCGGTGGAGGGAGGACCCGAGGTAAGCACGAGCTTGCTGGAGCAGCCGCTGGATTATATCTTCTTTACCGGCAGTACCCATGTCGGCAAAATTGTCATGGAAGCCGCAGCCAAGCAGTTGATCCCGGTGACGCTAGAGCTTGGAGGCAAGAGCCCATGTATCGTCCACGAGGATGCCCCCCTGGCCCTGGCGGCTTCACGCATCGCATTCGGCAAATATACAAATGCCGGCCAAACCTGCGTCGCGCCGGATTATGTTCTCGTACACAGCAAGGTGAAGGAGAAGTTCATCGCGCACCTGAAAGACGCCATCACTTCGTTCTACGGCGAGAACCCGCTAACCAATCCCGACTATGGGCGCATTGTTTCGGAGAAGCATTTTGACCGGCTGTCCGGCTTTCTGGACAACGGAACCCTGCGCCATGGCGGGAACAGTTCAAAGGAAAAATTGCTCATCGAGCCCACCGTGCTGGACGATATCACTTGGGATATGCCAGTCATGGAAGAAGAGATTTTTGGCCCCCTGTGCCCAATCCTGACTTACGAGAATGTACACGAAGCTGTCCAGGCGATTAATCACCGCCCCAAACCGCTCGCCCTTTACTTGTTCACGGAGAATGAAGACGTTCAGGATTACGTACTCTCCTCGGTTTCTTTTGGCGGGGGATGTGTTAACGATACGCTGATGCATCTGGCCACTCCCTTCCTTCCATTCGGAGGTGTCGGTGAGAGCGGAATGGGCGCCTACCACGGGGAATACAGCTTCCACACCTTCTCCCATAAGAAGAGCGTGCTGAAGCAAACCAACCGGTTCGATTTTAAATTCCGCTACCCTTCCAAGAACGGGCTCGGCATTCTGAAAAAGCTTATGAAACCTTAGTCTTAACTAAGACTTCGCTCACTTCATTTGAACAAATATAATAAAGGCGCATCGTCAAAGATGCGCCTCTTTTAGCTGGACGAATGCTTTCTCCGATGCGGTTTATTGGCCTTCGACTTCTCTTCACTGTCATCCATCTCCAAGCCGTCATCGCCGGGCTTAAAGATCCGGCGCAGCGTCCCCAGCATGGACAGCGCATACGCAACGGTAATGAAACTGAAGGCGATCTCCATCACCACGACAAGCCGGGACGTATTATCGACTGGGGCTATATCGCCATATCCGACCGTGACAAACGTCGCCATACTGAAATACAGGAAGCTAATGAACTGGCTTAGCAAATCCTGGCCGATATTCTCGCCTTCGAAGGAAATGCCTCCGAACAGCTTATAGATCGACATATACACCATCGTGAAAAACAAAATGCACATCCCCGCCGCCATGCTAATCCGAACTAAGGTTGTTTTCATATCAACATGCTGATTGACGGAGTCTGCAATTCTATCGAATATATACAGCACATAAAAAATAACGGAGCATAATGCAAACAGCAGGATCAGAGCGCGCATGCCGCCTTCACCGGGCACCACGTTCATCAGATCGATCCACCCCAGCAAATCTTCAACCGATACCAGGACATAAATGAGCAGTGGAGCAAGCAGCAAAGGCCTGCTGGACCACTTCTTGTCCATACTGTAGAACAAATAAATCAACAGCAGGAAGCCCGTCAAATTGAGCAGCCACATCCACCATGACATCTTCAAGTCCCTCCTTTGGCTTGTGGCCCTCAAACGGCAGCCCGCACCATTACGTCTTTATTACCCTCGTAACGGTATTTATGCACCTGAAGGTCGCTGGTAGTCGGCCCCTGCTCGCTTTAAACTACATTCATCTCCACCTGATCTTTTGTTAAAAATAGCGACAAAACACGTACAGCGAGTCGAACGAAAGCCGTCCAACTGCTTTAGATCTAACGGTTCTTCTCCAACCACTGCGCAGCATGATCCACCATCGCCCGCTGTTCTGCCAACACACAGTCTGCCTTTCCTACACGACCATGCTTATATGCATCGGGACATTGCGCTTCAAACGATGCTCCAATCGCTTCAAAATCGTCGGAATGATAGTTGATATCCTGGAATGCCTCCCACTTTGTTATTCCCTGCATCCTGCGTACTGGCGCGTGGGCGGTTACCACTTTCTTGCCAGCCCAATCCGTGCGGTATTCGCTAAGGTGGAAGGAAGTATTATTGCCATAGCCACTACCCAGCATAAGCACGTAAGCACCCGCTTCATATAAGCGTGCCAGCGGCGAGGCTTCGCCCAAGCTATGATCGAGCGGATGGGATTGCATAAGTGCCTTTGCATCCCTGCCGCGTGCTGCAAACGAAACATGCGGATGACGGCTTCGGATGACCCCTTCTTGTTTACGGAACACTTCCGGAATGATCCCCATCCCTGATGTAACGGTCAGATCTGGGTCATAGGGAGGCATACTCTCGCGGATCAAATCCCACCATTTTGGGTCGGCCGGAGGATTTCCCCATGTCTTCGGATCGGTTAAGTTCGCAGACTGCGTTGGCATCACCAGTGTCCCTTCATCGCCCAGTACGTCTTCCAGGGCCAGTATAACCGCCTCCGGACCACCGACAATCCATCCGCCCACGCTTTTGAGCGAGGAATGGACGAGCAGGGTCATTCCCTTCCGTACGCCAAGAGCGAGCAGGTCATCGCTTATATCCTTTATCGTAATCGGTTTTTCGATGATCAAGTGACTCATCTCCATTTCAATATCCTAATAAACACATGTTTTATATCATACAACAAAAAAAGCGCCTGCCCGAAGCCATGCCCCGGTCAGACGCCTTGGTGTTGAAGCTAAACCGATTAAACGCCAAGCCAGCGCTTAAACAGATGTTTGGTTGTGTCCTTGTTCATTTCCGCAATCGACGTAGTCAGCGGAATGCCCTTCGGACAAGAACGCACGCAGTTCTGCGAGTTGCCGCAGCCCTCGATGCCTCCGTCCTGCATCAGCGCTTCCAGACGCTCTTCCTTGTTCATCTCACCTGTCGGGTGAGCATTGAACAAGCGAACTTGGGAAATAGCGGCTGGTCCGATAAAGTCTGTTTTTTCGTTGACGTTCGGGCAAGCCTCAAGACATACACCGCATGTCATACATTTGGACAGCTCGTAAGCCCACTGACGCTTCTTCTCCGCCATTTTAGGTCCGGGGCCAAGGTCGTAGGTACCATCGATCGGAATCCACGCCTTCACGCGCTTGAGGGCCGTGAACATACGACTGCGGTCGATAACCAAGTCTCTTACAACCGGGAACGTCTTCATCGGCTGAATCCGAATCGGCTGTTCCAGCTTATCGATCAATGCCGCACACGCTTGGCGCGGCTTGCCGTTAATGACCATGGAGCAAGCTCCGCACACTTCTTCAAGGCAGTTGGAGTCCCAGCATACTGGTGCGGTGGTTTGGCCCTGTGCATTTTTGGGATTGCGCTGAATTTCCATCAGCGCACTAATGACGTTCATGCCGGGACGGTACGGAATTTCGAATTCCTCAGTATAGGATTTCGTCTCCGGATTGTCCTGACGTGTAATGATAAACTTAACGCTCTTTGAGGCGGCTGCCGTTTGAGACATCGTAAATCCCCCTTCCTTCTTACTTGTCTTTCGAATAGTCGCGAATACGCGGTGGGATTAAGGAAACATCCACTTCTTCGTATGAAATCTGTGGTCCATCAGGCGTCCAGGTTGCTTTGGTTGTCTTGAGGAACTCTTCATCGTTACGATCAGGGAAATCCGGCTTGTAGTGAGCGCCCCGGCTTTCGTTACGGAGAAGCGCACCCAGCGTCATGGCCTCGGACAGCTCCAGCATGTTCCACAGCTGGCGTGTGAACGCCACGCCCTGGTTGTTCCAGCGGGAGGTATCCGTCATATTGATATTGCGGTAACGTTGCTTCAATTCCTTGATTTTGCCGATGGTAGCTTCAAGCTTGTCGTTGTAGCGAACCACCGTCATGTTGTTGGTCATCCATTCGCCGAGCTCTTTATGGATCACATAAGCATTCTCGGTTCCTTCCATCTTGAGCAGGCCTTCATACTTGGTCGTTTGCTCTTTCGCTACGCGGTCAAATACGGTGGAGGAAACATCCTCAGCGGACTTCTTCAAGCCTTTGACATATTCAATCGCTTTCGGTCCGGCCACCATACCGCCGTAAATGGCGGAGACCAGGGAGTTCGCTCCCAAACGGTTCGCACCGTGATATTGATACTCGCATTCTCCGGCTGCAAACAGCCCGGGAATGTTCGTCATTTGGTTGTAATCGACCCACATGCCGCCCATGGAATAATGGACTGCCGGGAAGATCTTCATCGGGATTTTACGCGGATCGTCGCCCATGAATTTCTCATAGATCTCGATGATACCGCCAAGCTTTACGTCCAGCTCTTTCGGATCTTTATGGGAGAGGTCCAGGTAGACCATGTTCTCGCCATTGATCCCAAGTCCCATATCGACGCAGACGGAGAAGATTTCACGCGTAGCAATGTCACGCGGCACCAGGTTTCCGTAAGCAGGGTATTTCTCTTCGAGGAAATACCACGGCTTGCCGTCTTTATAGGTCCAGATCCGTCCGCCTTCACCACGTGCCGATTCCGACATCAAGCGGAGCTTGTCATCGCCTGGAATGGCTGTCGGGTGAATCTGGATAAACTCGCCGTTCGCATAATGCACGCCTTGCTGATAAACGGCACTGGCCGCTGTTCCCGTGTTGATCACCGAGTTGGTCGTTTTACCGAAAATAATACCAGGACCACCGCTTGCGAGTATAACGGCTTCAGCTTTGAACGCCTTAATCTCCATCGAGCGCAGATCCTGGGCAGCGATACCGCGGCATACGCCTTCGTCGTCGATGATCGCATTCAGGAACTCCCAGTTCTCGTACTTGGTCACAAGACCCGCAGTTTCCCAGCGGCGAACCTGCTCGTCAAGCGCATAGAGCAGTTGCTGTCCGGTCGTTGCGCCGGCGAATGCCGTCCGGTGACGCTTCGTTCCGCCGAAACGGCGGAAATCGAGCAGACCTTCCGGCGTACGGTTAAACATAACGCCCATGCGGTCCATCAAGTGGATAATGCCC
Above is a window of Paenibacillus sp. FSL K6-1330 DNA encoding:
- a CDS encoding chemotaxis protein CheX — its product is MKAEVINPFLESARHVIEQVIQVSPSTGNLGVKEIGYLENHIWIQIGMTGQMNGDIVFGIQEQVALQMVSVMMGGYVITEMDEMGQSAISELGNMISGNASTILSNQGVSVDITPPKVMRSDSTSTLIQKKALCIPLRMEGIGELDIQVMIS
- a CDS encoding adenylosuccinate synthase produces the protein MTVTAIVGANWGDEGKGKMTDVLAAQSSYVVRFQGGSNAGHTIINDYGKFSLHMLPSGVFYPNVTNIIGPGTALDMEVLIKELQELEARNVPAPKLFISERAQVVLPIHRLLDELEEERLGARGFGSTKRGIAPFYADKYAKLGIQVADLFHPERLRERLEQMLAIKNVQLQHLYGRDPLSVDEMVTQLLEPFQFLSSYIEDTTTLLQQAYIKGDPILVEGQLGALRDPDHGIYPFSTSSSTLAGYAPVGAGLPPYAISQVIAVVKAYSSCVGAGPFVTELHGDEADELRRRGGDAGEYGATTGRPRRMGWFDTVATRYGCMVQGATEAVLTNLDVLGYLDDIPVCVGYELEDGSIIDHFPVTADLQSAKPVLRTLKGWKCDLSHIRSYDELPEAAQQYVQFIESSIGAPIKTISVGPRRDQIMMR
- a CDS encoding SDR family oxidoreductase, with product MLKNKVIVVTGASSGIGALIAEKLSAEGAYVVLCARSAERLQEVGARIPGPHELATMDVQSPEQVQSVMEGLLSRHGRIDVLINNAGYGKFEAVMDMRQEEFQDMMDVNYMGIVRCTQAVLPGMLKRADGQIVNIASMAGKIGTAKSTAYSATKHAVLGFSNSLRQELRNTGITVSTVNPGPIDTPFFSLADPTGGYVNNVSWFMMKAEYVAEQVVKLVKKRKEELNLPRLASLGIRLYQLFPRFADRVSYKWMNKK
- a CDS encoding alpha/beta hydrolase, whose protein sequence is MKQDKFKEELGFVFIHGAGLNGGVWDFVVEGLGHPCLKVDYPLRDGAEISGHHLALEDYVNHMAEQVRTWGTNKFVIVAHSLGGVLAIELASRFTGRVAGFVAIGAAIPKRGGSFVSALPFPLRVIMPLILKMAGTKPPGSAIRTGLCSDLPEEVASRIVAEFVPEARRVYTDRVQASIPDVPKLYVKFTQDKEFGLSMQESMIANLSADGVESLSTGHLPMLSDPRGVRRVLEGFVNQVKESRHPVISS
- a CDS encoding nucleotidyltransferase domain-containing protein, giving the protein MTSQVDRLIQRITEELREVPGVIGVVLGGSRAKGTAKPDSDIDIGIYYDESQGFKVENIARVAQKLDDEHRDGIITSLGEWGAWVNGGGWLVIEGYHVDFLFRDVHRVSGIIDDCSAGLVSAHYQTGHPHAYLNVMYMGELAICRILSDSDNRIQTLKAKTIPYPKTLKDAMVGFFTFEASFSLMFADKTAASDDITYVTGHCFRCISCLNQVLFAKNELYCINEKRAVAMIETFPIKPANYKQRLDQVITLLSSDTEKTKQATALLQELVAETEAL
- a CDS encoding YafY family protein — translated: MQKSQRLIQLMMMINAKKSFTVKELADEFGLSVRTLSRDLDELSGLGVPIYSVQGRGGGYRLLQERMLPPISFTESEAIAIFFACQSLSYFSTLPFGDGAATALHKFYHYLPADIKEQIDRLKDRVMIHSPFRAMSTEILQTLMEAVMVRQAVTISYRSSAGSSQRHIQPIGLYASSGYWYCPAYCFTQEDIRQFRVDRIIAASPNASIAIREDIANQTLRNIPETGNGEMKPFEVQLTSKGVWLLETDTRLGPHIDKNKDGSGVAQLEIPATDVIFYSDYVWRLGEEATIISPAEAVQWTREKIEAMRLRYT